A section of the Citrus sinensis cultivar Valencia sweet orange chromosome 8, DVS_A1.0, whole genome shotgun sequence genome encodes:
- the LOC107178136 gene encoding probable disease resistance protein At5g47260 isoform X1, with protein MEILSGVASKLGELLADTTINQARYLLCFNSIVKDLEVKETNLKEAQDGINKAIEEERQKHRAIVVEKDVEKWLADVVKEMANVQNLKAKIDENKSCLNGWCPNWCCLYWLGRKASKETRKLSDLQKKCGKFSTVARPKPLPSNKELPAPRHFTSFETTELACKQIIESLKRESTKMVGLHGLGGVGKTTLAKFAGNQLRQQKIFDDVGIATISRDPNIINVQSELVKSLGWTLTEKDENDRADRLRLMFSESKSRKILIILDDVWKELDLETVGIPIGDRDNCCKIILTTRLQPVCDSMGCDTRIQLGVLKQEEGLALLRKHAVIDVADSTLIDVSKRVAGECKGLPLAIKAVGSALRGKGFGEWKVALHKLKNAKLNTIEGIGKEDQDVYHCLKFSYDYLNGEDSRSCFLLCSLFPEDYEIDLEDLVGYAVALDWYQAESIEDARSLVSGTINELKASSLLLDAGNDRFVKMHDIVRDVALWIGSMEKKYLTSKVGIGLAEQAVEQYRGISLMGNEKEELPSGLVCPNLHILRLETTEYDYQLHVPEHFFEGMLALKVVTIIGGVISLKSLQFLTNLEVLQLIRCNVSDASFLGKLKRLQILCVKGSPIEIPEEFEDQLSRLKLLIFIDSGSTSPITIKKFPQLEEFYGWIKDWEVERMSAEESYARAAELNSQPDGDEIQDDDGKTLRTDKKISRLPEDFTFPKLQMYFVSNWNKLKVGMEKGEIFGQRRCLMISNCEATSLGIFSALYQELEILYLSGIVGCQYILPSIDERGLNELSCLFVNNCKELECIMDASELPHRKSGNPVMLSRLAELSMWELPELKWIWKAPAQHVISLQTLTELNVHRCNKLTYIFTLSQARSLEQLKSLYVRECERLECIVKAKFDHNEGEISVRDGNTMLALPLLRKLTLDDLPQLMSFCSENYCSIWTSLEESHLRHCPNLTVNSTELEANLQYLEENLKILNVENCSHLSDMILALLKHSLKNLEYLGITQLGVQVVFQLEAIITEGQENKLFPCLKTLYLHDLRELQVLYHEGPTHNFSPQNLTELTVGGCTMLKRLLSSTLARNLLQLEALVIWNCLELEQIIDKDEDEDHLLPVCFPKLNYISISHCPKLKHLFHISVAPSLEKLKYLCITANDELEELFWHKDGADVMNYNEIVMNELRDLKLRGLPNLTNFWPAGYQIPFPSASYEDVRNCPKLRANSEGDR; from the exons ATGGAAATTTTATCAGGTGTTGCATCAAAGCTTGGAGAATTATTGGCGGACACAACCATAAACCAAGCTCGCTATCTGCTCTGTTTCAACAGCATAGTTAAAGACCTTGAGGTTAAAGAAACTAATTTGAAGGAGGCACAAGATGGCATCAATAAAGCAATCGAAGAAGAACGACAAAAACATCGCGCCATAGTAGTCGAGAAAGATGTAGAGAAGTGGCTGGCGGATGTAGTCAAAGAAATGGCCAatgttcaaaatttgaaagcaaagatagatgaaaacaaaagttgtctTAATGGATGGTGTCCTAATTGGTGTTGCCTATATTGGCTGGGTAGAAAAGCATCAAAGGAGACTCGCAAGTTGTCCGATCTACAAAAGAAATGCGGCAAATTCAGCACAGTTGCCCGTCCTAAACCTCTACCATCAAACAAAGAATTGCCCGCACCAAGACATTTTACGTCTTTCGAGACTACAGAACTGGCTTGCAAGCAGATCATTGAATCACTGAAAAGAGAAAGCACAAAAATGGTGGGATTGCATGGTCTTGGTGGTGTAGGAAAGACGACCTTGGCAAAATTTGCGGGCAATCAACTTCGGCAACAAAAGATTTTCGATGACGTAGGGATAGCCACTATATCTCGGGatccaaatataataaatgttCAAAGTGAGCTGGTAAAGTCGTTAGGTTGGACATTAACGgagaaagatgaaaatgatAGAGCAGACCGATTGCGCTTGATGTTCTCTGAGAGTAAAAGCCGCAAGATACTCATAATCCTCGATGATGTCTGGAAAGAGCTCGACTTGGAGACAGTAGGTATTCCCATTGGTGATAGAGACAATTGTTGTAAAATCATTCTAACCACTCGCCTCCAGCCAGTTTGTGATAGCATGGGTTGTGACACGCGGATTCAACTAGGTGTTCTAAAGCAAGAAGAAGGATTGGCTTTACTAAGAAAGCATGCTGTCATTGATGTTGCTGATTCAACCTTGATTGATGTTTCAAAACGAGTTGCTGGTGAATGTAAGGGGCTGCCTTTAGCTATTAAAGCTGTTGGAAGTGCACTAAGAGGTAAAGGATTTGGTGAATGGAAAGTGGCTCtacataaactaaaaaatgcaAAACTTAATACAATAGAAGGTATTGGCAAGGAGGACCAAGACGTTTACCATTGCCTCAAATTTAGTTACGATTATTTGAATGGTGAGGATTCCAGGTCATGCTTCTTGTTGTGTTCGCTGTTTCCAGAAGATTATGAGATAGATTTAGAGGATTTGGTTGGATATGCAGTGGCGTTGGATTGGTATCAAGCTGAGTCAATCGAAGATGCTAGGAGCCTAGTGAGTGGAACGATTAATGAGCTCAAAGCGTCTTCACTGCTGTTAGACGCTGGTAATGACAGATTTGTAAAAATGCATGACATTGTACGTGACGTAGCCTTATGGATAGGCTCAAtggagaaaaaatatttaactagTAAGGTTGGCATTGGATTGGCGGAACAGGCAGTGGAACAATACAGAGGAATCTCTTTGATgggaaatgaaaaagaagagctTCCAAGTGGTTTGGTATGCCCTAACCTTCATATTTTGCGACTGGAGACTACTGAATATGACTATCAATTGCATGTTCCAGAACATTTTTTCGAAGGGATGCTAGCATTGAAAGTTGTTACTATAATAGGAGGAGTCATTTCACTTAAATCGCTTCAATTCCTCACCAACCTCGAAGTTCTGCAGTTGATTCGATGTAACGTGAGTGACGCGTCTTTCCTTGGAAAGTTGAAGAGACTTCAAATTCTTTGTGTCAAGGGGTCGCCCATTGAAATTCCTGAAGAATTTGAAGATCAACTTAGTAGATTGAAACTTCTTATATTCATTGATTCTGGTTCTACTTCTCCTATTacgataaaaaaatttcctcaattagaagaattttatGGTTGGATAAAAGATTGGGAGGTTGAGAGGATGAGTGCAGAAGAAAGTTACGCTAGGGCGGCTGAGTTGAACTCCCAACCCGACGGTGATGAAATCCAAGATGACGATGGAAAGACTTTACGCACtgacaaaaaaatttcacgTCTTCCAGAAGACTTTACATTCCCGAAATTGCAAATGTACTTCGTCAGTAACTGGAACAAACTTAAAGTTGGAATGGAAAAAGGTGAAATTTTTGGACAGAGAAGGTGCTTAATGATTAGTAATTGTGAAGCGACCTCGCTCGGTATTTTTTCAGCATTGTATCAAGAACtggaaattctttatttaagTGGGATTGTAGGTTGTCAATATATTTTGCCAAGCATAGATGAAAGGGGCTTAAATGAGTTGAGTTGTCTTTTTGTCAACAACTGCAAAGAATTAGAATGCATAATGGATGCCTCTGAGTTGCCGCATAGAAAGAGTGGGAATCCTGTGATGCTCTCAAGATTAGCAGAGTTATCTATGTGGGAATTGCCAGAACTGAAGTGGATATGGAAGGCGCCCGCCCAACATGTGATCAGCCTCCAAACTCTTACAGAATTGAATGTGCATAGGTGCAACAAGTTGACATATATCTTCACGTTGTCACAAGCTCGAAGTTTGGAGCAGCTTAAAAGTCTCTATGTAAGGGAATGCGAGAGACTGGAATGTATTGTCAAAGCAAAGTTTGATCACAATGAAGGGGAAATAAGTGTCCGAGATGGAAATACGATGCTCGCCCTCCCtttattgagaaaattaaCACTTGATGATCTCCCACAACTCATGAGCTTCTGTTCAGAAAATTATTGTTCAATTTGGACATCATTGGAAGAGTCACACCTTAGGCACTGTCCCAACTTGACCGTCAATAGTACTGAACTTGAAGCCAATTTGCAGTATCTTGAAGAG aacttaaaaattctaaatgtGGAAAATTGTTCCCATTTGAGTGACATGATTCTAGCACTGTTGAAGCACAGcttaaaaaatttggaatattTGGGTATTACCCAACTTGGAGTACAAGTGGTATTTCAATTGGAAGCTATTATCACTGAGggacaagaaaacaaattattcCCATGTTTGAAGACATTGTACTTGCACGATCTTCGAGAACTGCAAGTATTATATCATGAAGGACCCACGCATAATTTTAGCCCGCAAAATCTTACAGAATTAACTGTAGGGGGGTGCACTATGCTGAAACGTCTCCTCTCATCAACACTTGCTCGAAATCTATTACAATTGGAGGCATTGGTTATTTGGAATTGCTTGGAATTAGAGCAAATCATTGATaaggatgaggatgaggatcATCTCCTACCTGTATGTTTCCCAAAACTCAACTATATCTCTATCAGTCATTGCCCCAAACTAAAGCATCTATTTCATATCAGCGTAGCTCCAAGTCTTGAAAAACTGAAGTACCTATGCATAACAGCTAATGATGAATTAGAAGAACTATTCTGGCATAAAGATGGAGCAGATGTCATGAATTATAACGAAATTGTTATGAATGAACTTCGGGACTTGAAACTGAGAGGTTTACCAAACCTCACCAACTTTTGGCCTGCGGGTTATCAAATCCCATTTCCATCTGCATCCTATGAAGATGTTCGTAATTGTCCCAAGCTTCGTGCAAATTCAGAAGGAGACAGATGA